From the genome of Eucalyptus grandis isolate ANBG69807.140 chromosome 2, ASM1654582v1, whole genome shotgun sequence, one region includes:
- the LOC120290936 gene encoding glucan endo-1,3-beta-glucosidase-like, with protein MSNKIVMASLMLALGLLLAGTELTGAQSVGVCYGRNGDNLPSQAEVIELYKANSIGRMRIYDPDQATLQALKGSNIELILGVLNDNLQALTDPTAASNWVQNNVVAFSSDVKIKYIAVGNEVPPGDTKAQYVLPAMQNIQNALASANLQDQIKVSTAIDTSLLGVSYPPSSGAFSDAANQFISPIISFLVNNGSPLLANIYPYFSYVQNMQSIDLAYALFTSPGVVVTDGAYQYQNLFDALVDSLYSALEKAGGSSLAIVVSESGWPSEGGTAASVDNAGTYYAKLISHVKQGTPKKAGQAIKAYLFAMFDENLKAAGIEQHFGLFTPSKQPKYQISFA; from the exons ATGAGTAACAAGATTGTTATGGCTTCGCTAATGCTCGCTCTCGGCCTGCTACTAGCGGGAACAGAACTGACAG GTGCGCAATCCGTAGGCGTCTGCTATGGACGAAATGGTGACAATCTGCCTAGTCAAGCAGAAGTGATCGAGCTATACAAGGCAAACAGCATCGGAAGGATGAGGATTTACGATCCAGACCAAGCTACTCTCCAGGCCCTGAAAGGATCCAACATCGAACTCATCCTCGGCGTTCTTAATGACAACCTCCAGGCCCTAACTGACCCCACCGCAGCGTCCAACTGGGTCCAAAACAATGTTGTAGCATTCTCGTCCGATGTCAAAATCAAGTACATTGCGGTCGGGAATGAAGTCCCCCCGGGTGATACAAAAGCCCAATATGTCCTCCCCGCAATGCAGAACATCCAAAACGCCCTCGCATCCGCCAATTTGCAGGACCAGATCAAGGTCTCCACGGCAATTGACACGAGTCTGCTAGGCGTATCCTACCCCCCATCGAGCGGGGCATTCAGTGACGCTGCAAATCAATTCATAAGCCCCATAATAAGCTTCTTGGTCAATAACGGCTCACCGCTCCTGGCCAACATCTACCCCTACTTCAGCTACGTACAGAATATGCAGAGCATTGATCTTGCCTATGCTCTCTTTACATCACCAGGAGTGGTGGTAACGGATGGTGCATATCAGTACCAAAACCTGTTTGATGCATTGGTGGACTCCCTCTACTCCGCCTTGGAAAAAGCTGGTGGGTCAAGTTTGGCAATTGTGGTATCAGAGAGTGGATGGCCATCAGAAGGAGGCACTGCAGCTTCAGTAGACAATGCAGGCACTTACTATGCAAAGTTGATCAGCCATGTGAAGCAAGGCACGCCCAAGAAGGCCGGCCAGGCCATCAAGGCATACTTATTCGCAATGTTCGACGAGAACCTAAAAGCTGCTGGGATCGAGCAGCATTTTGGACTCTTCACTCCGAGCAAGCAACCCAAATATCAAATCTCTTTCGCTTGA